The genomic window ACCGCCGGGTCCGATGGTGGCCCCGGCACACCTCGCCGATCGGCCCGCCGTTCGTCCCACACCCCCCGGGACGGGCGGTACGGCGATCGACATGGCCGCCCCGGAACTATCCCCCCTGTTCCGGGGCGGCGTTCTGCGCTCTGGACGCTCGCCGCGCTCGCCGTGGCCTTCTGCGCCGGCCTCGCCCTCTTCGTGCTGATCACCCGGCAGGTGTCGGACGGCGGGCCGCTGGTGGACCGGGACTGGTCGGTGCTCGGCTGGTTCCAGCGCTCCTCGGCGGCGCATCCGGGGCTCGACGACCCGGCGCAGGTGCTTTCCGACGTCGGCAACGTGCAGGTCGCGGTGCCGCTGCTGCTGGCCGCGGTGCTCTACGCGGCGGTGCACGGCCGCCTGGTGAGGCGGCCGCTGTGGTGGCTGCCGCCGCTGGCGGCGGCCCTGGCCATGGCGGCGGTGCCGCTGGTGGTGGGCGCGGTGAAGTCGGCGGTGGCCCGTCCGGCCCCCGGCAAGGTGCACCTGGGGCCGAACGGCTACGCGGGCTTCTTCCCTTCCGGCCACACCGCGACCTCGGCGGTCGCGATCGGCGCGGCGGCACTGCTGGTGCTGCCCTTCGTCCGGCTCAGGGTGCTGCGCTGGCCGCTGGCGGCGTTGGCGGTGCTGCTGGTCGCGGCGGTGGGCGCGGCACTGGTGTGGGACGGCTACCACTGGCCGCTGGACGTGGCGGCCAGCTGGTGCCTGGCGGTGGCGCTGCTGTCGGTGGTCGCGGCGGCGGGGGTGCCGGCGCGGCGGGCCCCGGCCGCCGGGGCTCGCGGCGGGTCAGCTGTTGGTGGGGAAGCCGAGGTTGATTCCGTGGTGTGAGGGGTCGAGCCAGCGCTGGGTGACGGCCTTGCCGCGGGTGAAGAACTTCACGCCGTCCTCGCCGTAGGCGTGCGTGTCGCCGAAGAGCGAGGATTTCCAGCCGCCGAAGGAGTAGTAGGCGACCGGCACCGGGATGGGCACGTTGATGCCGACCATGCCGACCTCGACCTCGTGCTGGAAGCGGCGGGCGGCGCCGCCGTCGTTGGTGAACAGCGCGGTGCCGTTGCCGTAGGGGTTGGCGTTGATCAGGGCGAGTCCCTCGTCATAGGACGGCACGCGCACCACGGAGAGCACCGGGCCGAAGATCTCGTCGTCGTAGACGGACATGCCGGGGCGCACCTGGTCGAACAGCGTCGGGCCGAGCCAGAAGCCGCTGTCGGCGGCGCCCTCGGACAGCGGGTGCTTGCGGCCGTCGACGGCCAGTTCGGCGCCGTCGGCGACGCCGGAGTCCAGGTAGGAGCTGACCTTGTCGCGGTGCACGCCGGTGACCAGCGGGCCCATCTGGGAGTCGGGGGCAGAGCCGGGGCCGACGGTGAGGCCGGCGATGCGCTGCTTGATCCGCTCGACCAGGTCGTCGCCGACCGGGTCCACCGCGACCAGCACCGACACCGCCATGCAGCGCTCCCCCGCGGCGCCGAAGCCGGCGTTGACGGCGGCGTCGGCGGCCAGGTCGAGGTCGGCGTCGGGCAGCACCAGCATGTGGTTCTTGGCGCCGCCGAGGGCCTGGACGCGCTTGCCGTGGCGCGTGGCGGTCTCGTAGACGTAGCGGGCGATCGGGGTGGAGCCGACGAAGGAGACCGCCTTGATGTCGGGGTGCTCCAGCAGCCGGTCCACGGCGGGCTTGTCGCCGTGGACGACGTTGAAGACGCCGTCGGGCAGGCCGGCCTCGCGCCACAGGGCGGCCAGGAGGTTCGCGGCCGAGGGGTCCTTCTCGGACGGTTTGACGACCACGGTGTTGCCGGCGGCGATGGCGAGCGGGAAGAACCACATCGGGACCATCGCGGGGAAGTTGAACGGGGAGATCACCGCGACCGGGCCGAGCGGCTGGCGCAGCGAGTAGACGTCGATGCCGCTGGAGGCCTGCTCGGTGTAGCCGCCCTTGAGCAGCTGCGGGATGCCGCAGGCGTATTCGACGACCTCCAGGCCGCGGGCGATCTCGCCGAGAGCGTCGGACTGCACCTTGCCGTGCTCGGAGACGATGATCGCGGCCAGCTCCTCGCGGCGGGCGTTGAGCAGCTCGCGGAAGGCGAAGAGCACCGAGGCCCGCTTGGCGACCGAGGCGTGCCGCCACTGGCCGAAGGCGTCGAGCGCGGCGGCGACCGCCTGGTCGACGACCTCGACGCCGGCGAGGTCGACCTGGCCGCTCACCGCGCCGGTGGCGGGGTCGTAGACGTCGCCGCGCCGCTCCGCGGTGCCGGTCCAGGGGCGGCCGGCGATCCAGTGGGTGATGTGCTGGGGGCTCGTCACGGGATGACCCTTCCGTCGTCGTCTGGCCAGTGTCACCACGCCGGGCGCGGGCCACAAGCACCACGCGGCCCGCGGCGGACCCGCCGCACCCGGCCAGCCGGGATGTGCCCAACATGAGCTAACCCCCGGCCAGTTGGGCCGCGGCCTCGTGCATGGCCAGTTCGAGCAGCACCGGGTCGGTGAGGTGGCCGGTGCCGTCCGGCGGTACCAGCCAGCGCACGCCGCCGGTGGGCCGGCCGGGGTAGGGCACCACGATCCAGGTGCCGCGCCCCACCGCGCGCACGCCGGTGCCGAGCCAGCGGGCGGCGGTGCCCGGGGGGACGAAGAAGCCGATCCGCGCGTCGCCGAAGTCGGCGAGCACCGGGCCCGGCCGGTCCGCCAGCCGGGTCAGGACGTCCAGCGTCGGGTAGCCGAGGGCGCTGCCGAGGATCAGCACGTCCCACTTCCGCCCGGCCGGCAGCAGCGCCACCCCGAGCGGATTGCACTCCCACTCCTCGCGGACGCCTTCCGGGTCGTACGCCACCGACGCCAGCCATTCGACCGCACTCTTCCCTCCGGCGCTGCCCATTGCGGCCCCTCCCTCTGCCCGGTGACATCTGCTGTCACCGGGCAGAGCGGGCAACCGGGCGGTTATTACGCGGGTTCCGCGACCCACCGGTAGTGAGACGGCTCGTACGGCGCCGGCGCGTGCGCCCCCCGTCCGGTCAGCTGTCGAAACCGAGCCCGGCCCGGTCCATGGCGCGCAGCCACAGATTGCGCCGGCCCTCGGAGCGGTCGGCGCGGGCCAGCGACCACTGGGTCAGGCCGATACCGGCGGAGGCCAGCGGTTCCGGCGGGAAGGGCAGCGGCTTCCTGCGCACCATGCCCAGCCGGGTGCGCTCGGTGTCGGCGCCGGCCAGCAGGTCGAGCACCACCTCGGCGCCGAACCGGCTGGCGCCCACCCCCAGCCCGGTGTAGCCGGCCGCGTAGCCGACCCGGCCGGAGCCGGCGGTGCCGAAGAAGGCGGCGAAGCGGGTGCTGGTGTCGATGGCGCCGCCCCAGGCGTGGCTGAAGTCCAGGCCTTCGAGCTGCGGGAAACAGCTGAAGAAGTGCCGGGCCAGGGTCTGGTATGTCGCCGGGCGGTGGTCGTGGTCGGCGCTCATCCTGCCGCCGCGCGGGTATACCGCGTCGTAGCCGCCCCACAGGATGCGCTGGTCGGCGGTGAGCCGGAAGTAGTGGAAGCGGTTGGCGCTGTCGCCGAGGCCCTGCCGTCCGCGCCAGCCGACGGCCCGCCGCTGCTCGGCGGTGAGTGGTTCGGTGACCAGGGCGTAGTCG from Streptomyces sp. NBC_01198 includes these protein-coding regions:
- a CDS encoding phosphatase PAP2 family protein, which translates into the protein MAFCAGLALFVLITRQVSDGGPLVDRDWSVLGWFQRSSAAHPGLDDPAQVLSDVGNVQVAVPLLLAAVLYAAVHGRLVRRPLWWLPPLAAALAMAAVPLVVGAVKSAVARPAPGKVHLGPNGYAGFFPSGHTATSAVAIGAAALLVLPFVRLRVLRWPLAALAVLLVAAVGAALVWDGYHWPLDVAASWCLAVALLSVVAAAGVPARRAPAAGARGGSAVGGEAEVDSVV
- a CDS encoding CoA-acylating methylmalonate-semialdehyde dehydrogenase, giving the protein MTSPQHITHWIAGRPWTGTAERRGDVYDPATGAVSGQVDLAGVEVVDQAVAAALDAFGQWRHASVAKRASVLFAFRELLNARREELAAIIVSEHGKVQSDALGEIARGLEVVEYACGIPQLLKGGYTEQASSGIDVYSLRQPLGPVAVISPFNFPAMVPMWFFPLAIAAGNTVVVKPSEKDPSAANLLAALWREAGLPDGVFNVVHGDKPAVDRLLEHPDIKAVSFVGSTPIARYVYETATRHGKRVQALGGAKNHMLVLPDADLDLAADAAVNAGFGAAGERCMAVSVLVAVDPVGDDLVERIKQRIAGLTVGPGSAPDSQMGPLVTGVHRDKVSSYLDSGVADGAELAVDGRKHPLSEGAADSGFWLGPTLFDQVRPGMSVYDDEIFGPVLSVVRVPSYDEGLALINANPYGNGTALFTNDGGAARRFQHEVEVGMVGINVPIPVPVAYYSFGGWKSSLFGDTHAYGEDGVKFFTRGKAVTQRWLDPSHHGINLGFPTNS